One Neisseria sp. Marseille-Q5346 genomic region harbors:
- a CDS encoding tetratricopeptide repeat protein produces MNKCFKRIMLGMIALSFSQLVWADNVPNFQETLRAAEQGVVAAQYNLGQMYRNGQGVRKDYAEAVKWYRKAAKQGDTRAQSNLGLMYVNGKGVRQDYAEAVRWFRKAAEQGDAAAQSNLGVMYVNGQGVHQDYAEAAKWFHKAAEQGSAEAQLNLGVMYANGQGMIQDYVEAAKWYRKAAEQGDAQAQYNLGVMYTDGQGVRQDYVEAVKWYRKATKQGDVKAQYNLGVMYANGQGVRQNYVQAVKWIEKAAMQGHVKAQYNVGAMYANGQGVRQNLRVAKAWLGMACNNGNRLGCDGYRRLESGY; encoded by the coding sequence ATGAATAAGTGCTTTAAAAGAATAATGTTGGGCATGATTGCCTTGAGTTTCAGCCAACTAGTGTGGGCGGATAATGTCCCTAATTTTCAGGAAACCTTGCGGGCGGCAGAACAAGGAGTTGTTGCTGCCCAATATAATCTTGGTCAGATGTATCGTAACGGACAAGGTGTCCGTAAAGACTATGCTGAAGCGGTCAAGTGGTATCGTAAAGCAGCGAAACAGGGAGATACCCGAGCACAATCTAATTTGGGGTTGATGTATGTCAACGGAAAAGGTGTGCGCCAGGATTATGCAGAGGCAGTGCGGTGGTTTCGCAAGGCAGCAGAACAAGGGGATGCAGCTGCCCAATCCAATTTGGGTGTAATGTATGTCAACGGACAAGGCGTACATCAAGACTATGCTGAAGCGGCGAAATGGTTCCATAAAGCAGCGGAACAAGGAAGTGCTGAAGCCCAACTTAATTTAGGTGTGATGTATGCTAATGGGCAAGGTATGATCCAAGACTATGTCGAAGCGGCAAAATGGTATAGAAAAGCGGCAGAACAGGGTGATGCTCAAGCCCAATATAATTTAGGTGTGATGTATACCGACGGACAAGGTGTACGCCAAGACTATGTCGAAGCGGTTAAATGGTATCGTAAAGCTACAAAGCAGGGTGATGTCAAAGCCCAATATAATTTAGGTGTGATGTATGCCAATGGACAAGGAGTCCGTCAAAACTATGTGCAGGCAGTGAAGTGGATTGAAAAGGCAGCAATGCAAGGTCATGTCAAAGCCCAATACAATGTGGGTGCGATGTATGCTAATGGACAAGGTGTCCGCCAAAACCTAAGAGTTGCCAAAGCGTGGCTCGGTATGGCATGTAATAACGGTAATCGGCTAGGATGTGACGGTTACCGTCGTTTAGAATCGGGTTATTGA
- a CDS encoding group II truncated hemoglobin produces the protein MYQSFGGATGIRTLTDRFYDLMELEPQYQALRQMHGEDMTLIREKLYEFFSGWLGGPQLFVEKYGHPQLRARHMPFAVNVQVRNEWIACFAQAMSELDIDKALAEPVLIQVFAMADWCRNQNEDGIEPPMPPMAVDPWVRAPELQQILSSYGVNSFFKEFTS, from the coding sequence ATGTACCAATCTTTTGGCGGCGCAACCGGCATCCGCACCCTGACTGACCGTTTCTACGACTTGATGGAACTTGAGCCGCAATACCAAGCCTTACGCCAAATGCACGGCGAAGACATGACCCTGATACGCGAAAAGCTCTACGAATTTTTCAGTGGCTGGCTCGGCGGCCCGCAACTCTTTGTCGAAAAATACGGCCATCCCCAACTGCGCGCCCGCCATATGCCTTTTGCCGTCAACGTACAAGTCCGCAACGAATGGATCGCCTGCTTTGCCCAAGCCATGAGTGAACTGGACATCGACAAAGCACTTGCCGAGCCAGTTTTAATCCAAGTTTTTGCCATGGCAGATTGGTGCCGTAACCAAAACGAAGACGGTATCGAACCGCCTATGCCGCCGATGGCGGTTGATCCATGGGTACGCGCACCGGAATTGCAGCAGATTTTGAGTAGCTACGGTGTGAATAGCTTTTTTAAGGAATTCACTAGTTAA